The window TGACAGTGAGCTTGGCGTGCAGTAGCCCACAGTGGGCAAAGCTTTTGTCATGTCTAACAGATTTATCTACATTCACTTTTTCTAACTGCCTTTTAGACAGAAATTTCCATATAAATGGGTCTGTTAATGTGTTCAGCGTGTTGATTGGTGTGATTAAAGAATGAAGGTCAAAATCACATTGTTCTCAGTCattgtcactttcattttttcattactttatctcaagaggttaaaaaaaaaaaaaaaaaaggtctcaggtctcattcaaaaataaaaggttGCTATTCGGTACCCAGTCACTCAACAAACTGCCAGTACTTTCAGTCTGAGAATCATCATCCCAGATACTCCAGAGAAATTGCTTTTCTTAAGTAGAAATGGATTCCCAGTTAAATCAGCAACCTCTTTTCTGGAGCTGAGAGACTTGTTTTCCACATGCCTGTTCCAATAAGCAAGTTTGCAATGAAATAATTTGGAAGATTTGTTTATTGTGGTATTGTAATTCATTGTTGGAGAGAGTTCCTCCGCTGAATAATCATTATTCAGATTCAGCCTGGCGGCCTGCAGCTGTTGGAGTCGTGATTCAGACAGCAGGAGTCTAGCCAATCAGCTTCACCTCCACAGGGAAGTGGTCACTGACAGCCAAGGCCTGAGAGGGATACAGAAAACACTGTAGAGAGTTTCCCCATGGCGATTTGTTGTCAGTCCAGCTCTGGCTACAGACAATTGTTTGAGTGTATGCAGTTAGACAGAACACAGGTGATTACCTTCTCAGCAGTATCATAAAGACCTACATACAGTACACTGgtggttttgcttgttttagcCCATCATCCAAAAAATAGCATCATAATTAGCATCGGTGCTGAAATAGTCCAGCACATAACAATccttaaaatgaatgaaactagTTACAACATGTTAATCAGTGAGCTTTAAAGTTGCTTgtacctttggacagagccagttTAACTTGTTGCTGGGATCTCTCCGGCTTGAGATACTATTTTGCCAGGATGGCAAAGGCATGAAAGGTCAGATATTCTTACCTTAACCCTAACAATCAACCGAACCAGCTAACAAAGGTAACAAACAAAGGTGTTGCACCAGTCAGCCACAGTGCACAGACCATACCCTGACTAGACTCCTACATCACTGCTGCAAGGTGGAAACATTAACCACTGGAGGTCAGAAGTGAATTGTATcatggaagagaaaacaaaaaaaagcaaaacttgTTTTTACCAGACTCTGGCTGAGATTTAATTCCGTCATGTAGTTGTAGACCCGAGCGCTGCCCTGCACCACTCCTTTCATCATGTCAGTGGTTACCACGATCCTGCAAATTCAGGAACAAGGGTGGAATCCCAGAGCCCtcatatgcatgtgtttgcatgtgtgtgtgtgtgtgtgtgtgtgtgtgtctgtccaccTGTCATAAGGGCAGTTGGTGTGTGACACTGTAGTGTCGGCTTGATCAGTGATCAGCCAGTGGAAACTCTTGTCGGTGAAGAGGCGGATCTGCTGCCATTCAGAGCCCGTCACATAACTGCAGCCTGCGTTGAAGTCGCCCAGCAGTATGATGTCCTGCAGGGAGATTGTATCGTATCATCCCCATCTCATATTTAATAACATCAGTTATCCTTTGCGCTCTACCTTTTCTTATTATGTAATCCATAAGTGATTTTGCGTGTGGGTGCGTTTGTAGAGTCACACTCACGTTGGTGTTCCAGCGTGCGCGGACGTCAGCCACCACGTCATAGAGGGAGTTCACTTCCTTCACAGCGGATTCTGGAGAGGTGTGCTGGGGGATCAGAACAAAGTCCctcacagctggaaaacaagGGAGGAAAGGAATGAAAAGTGACATTCTTGCCTTTTAAATTCAAGTTAACAAGTTTTTTTAAAGGGTGCACTGGTGACCAACAGACCTCATGACCTCATAGTCTCATCCTACACAAGTCTCAGAGCTCAGCTGATCACctaatgaaagagaaaatctaCAGCTCTGGTGTCTGAAGGTGAAAAAGCAGCCTACCGGTATATCTGGAGGAGAACATGACAGTAAAGGGCTCTCTGTTGAAAGTGTCTGTCCCACAGGGCTCGCAGCCATC of the Scatophagus argus isolate fScaArg1 chromosome 16, fScaArg1.pri, whole genome shotgun sequence genome contains:
- the dnase1 gene encoding deoxyribonuclease-1, giving the protein MRLVCTSGLFLALLHLSNSLLLGAFNIKSFGDTKASNTTLMNIISKIVHRYDIILIQEVRDSDLSATKKLMEHVNKGSQFTYGYIVSEPLGRSTYKERYLFLYRVQMVSVAKSYTYDDGCEPCGTDTFNREPFTVMFSSRYTAVRDFVLIPQHTSPESAVKEVNSLYDVVADVRARWNTNDIILLGDFNAGCSYVTGSEWQQIRLFTDKSFHWLITDQADTTVSHTNCPYDRIVVTTDMMKGVVQGSARVYNYMTELNLSQSLALAVSDHFPVEVKLIG